GTCTTCCCAGGAAGCTGATCCTGTCAGGGcaattttttgggggggaataATGTAGAGACACTAGCCTGCTGATTCTGTGTTAATGAAAACGGCGAATGCTTGTGTCATCTAGAAGACATCGCATAGACACCTCTAGCTGTCCACCGGAGGAATCACAAGTACTCAGGACGTTTAGACATGATTTATCAAAGCTGTCAGCGGCCTCATTTCATACAAGCAGCTCAGCTAAATGGCTAAGTGTTTGTCCTGCACGTAGTCCCATGTATTGATCCCTCACTCTGTTATCATGCAGGGCTTCCTGCTTTTCTCTCTCCGCTCGCGTGAGAATTTATTGTCACTGTGCCATTAAAATCTCTTAATAGAGTTTCGCCTACGGTTCCCCTTTGCAGAGTTATTtgagaaaacacacactgatTTGTGCCCTTATAcatttaaactttattaataaAGAAGGAATGTAATTTATAGTTTTCACAATTCAATTACTTAATTGTTTTAGATAATATTGTGCTAAACATACAGGAATTCAGTCGGACCAACCTATCTTTTTGTAAATCACTTAATGCAAATTTCAGAGTTGTAGaaattttaaagtgttttagcTGCCcagtaattatttattttgaattaaGACCTGTAAATCACGAGTTTTTGGCAAACATTTCTATGTGTTGCATCTTtgagaaacacatttttactaATTTCAAAGTCTCCCTCTTATATATACCAGTTTACAAGTGATATAAGGACCTAATATAGAAGAAAGATTATGGAACAAAAGCGCAAGCCGCTTTTGAAtccagaaaaaatattttgaatagTAGGATTTTAATCTGCTCTAATATGTAGGATTGGTGCTTGAGCCTGTAATTTGTTGCCCGGTTTCTTAAAGCTTCCGCACACAAACACTTTCCAGTATATCACATACTTGAAACAGGGTGTTGGCTGACCTAAAACTATTTGCAATGAACGACGGAGGCTTTGTGGTATGATATGCAACCACACCTCAAAGTTTTCCCTATGCTGTCTTTGGTGTTTACTGCATATTCCATGCTTTTTTTAATAGTTACCGCCTGTTGCATAAGAGTTTAGGACCTTTCTGATGAACATTTAATCATTAAGATAATCTGGATAGTCACCTCCAATTATTTTCACTCTGACAGTTTCACCAGTAAATCACTATGAGTGGCATAAAACTATCACCTTGAGCACTATCGTTACAAAGAATCAGGTGCGGATCAAGACTTGGATGGGTGCATGCTCCGTGTCCTCGGGCGCTGTAGTGGGAAAACACTGAGGCAATTTGCGTGCAAATGTAACTCCCAGACACACCACACAAGGCAGGGAGGGTTATTTGGCAAGCTCTGCGGGAATGCTGTTGTTCAACAGACAAACGTATGAGAAATGTCTGTTTGATGTGATGCACTTCAGGTTTCTCTTTCAGTACCACACTGCAGTATTCTCTTAAATCACTGATTTACATGAATCACGAAGAATCAagtagctttttaaaaatgtcctaCTCCAGTGCAAAAAGCATGCAGTGCTGATTTATGTTACTCTATgttattagattagatagaATGAaatcttccatccatccattcattctctTCTACTGATCCTTTGCAGGGTTGCGGGGGAGCTGGAggctatcccagctaccacaggACGAGAGGcaggacaggtcaccagtctgtcacagggctaacatatagagacaaacaaccattcgcactcagattcacacccacattcacCCCTATGGGCATTCACCCCACTACACGTCTTTGGACTGAATGAAATCTTACTTAACATAATTAAACTCTTGACACTGATACCAAAGCACCAGTGTAGAGTGCTTTTAATGGCTAAGTGAAACTTGCATGCAGAAAATATTTTCTACACTCACAATATAAATACAGTtatatatttgatttgatttgatttgatatacctttattagtcccacaaggggaaatttcatgttaaggctgccgacctattgcacgcaatggcggcgccatcttaccctccgaccatacatacattacagaaaaacatcacatggggaagacaggtcagagaggtatacatggaaaagcacaacatgaggaaagataaggagaaaaaatgtgtaTGCCCAAAGACTGCGCCTAAAATCAAAATAATACTGGCATATCTCAGATGTCAGAATATGACAGAAATGAAATCTCTTTGATATATTGCTAAAATCCAAGCTGACTTTCTCAGCAGAATAAACACATCTGTAACAGCACACCTTTTAATTTATTAGGCGGTGATTCAGAGGCTGTGTCTGGCAGTAAACAGATGTGCATGAGCTGACACAGGCTCTAACCCTCCTGCTGTCTTTGTCCTTGTAAGGAGACTCCCGGTGTTCATCTTGATTAAGTCATGCCAAAGGAACATGAAAAGCAGAGCCACGGCTATGGCAGACAGGTCAGATGAAGTAACTTTGCTggaatgtcagctttgtttggGTTAGCCATTTTTATCTAGAAGCTTACAATGATGGTGTCTGAGGTCGGTGAGGTGTACTTTTATGGACTGGTGATTTGTAATGGCTCCAAATAATGTGGAAGCAGTTGCTGCTTTAGTAACTGCATTAACTTTGATAGGTGATATATagctttgaaaaatgtattcCCTGTATTTACTCCTATAAATCAAGGGAATCCTATATTCCCATGATTTCACCAACAGTCTGAATGAAAAGGTTCTAGTGTGCATTCAGGAAGTGACAACACAAGTAAGACAGCACGTAATGCAGGTGCTGTTGTGTCTGCAGAGGATGTGATGCAGTTGTGAACCTCAGTGACCTTAGCCAGAGTTCTGCTGCAGAGTGTTGTGGACACAATAAACACCACTGCCAGCATTTTTTAGAAGAACAAGGCTTCAATCACGAAGCATGCTGGCACGCCCTGCCAGGGAATACTTCTCTCTAATTAGACAGTGTACATTCACTGGATCCTGAATGGAAACAAGGCTGATTTTGTTGGAAAAGTGAATCTCTAGTGACGCGTGTTCTGACTTTTGGCTGTGGTGTGCTCCTCCATTGTGAAGGCTATAGATGATCTAACCCACAATGAAGCAGTGTTCACCCCATGTCAGCTTTCTCTCTTACAGTAAACATGTATGGTTAGGCATGTGCTACTTACACCGCTCTTCCCACCGGCTTATTCGGTCTCTTGCACAACCTCACACAGAAATCCCctcctgtttttttcctcctctgtggCCCACAGTGTCTCATACTGTGCAGCTACTTCATATTCCTGAATGAGTGTCTTGTTCATTCTGAGTGTCTTTTGGGAAGCATCTGTGACTCAGCATATCTGCTGTCTCTCATCCTGGGGCACAAGAAGAGTGGGTATTAGTAGCACGCTGAACTGACCAATGCAGTAAGCCTGAGCCTCCTGTGCTTTGTGTGCAATAGCTTCATACTGCAAATTGAGCAGGCTCCTAATTTTGTTTATACAGAGCTGCCATGGTGCTGAAGAGTGATAGGacgagagagacagaggaagggaggaaagacctgcatTGCTAATCATAGCTTTCAGCTAACAGGAGGGTCTGgtggtttatttttagcagcACTGGTGGTGTGACTCTATAGATGGCAATGTCAGTTGGTGTGATGGTGGAGCCACCATTTGTAGGTTTATTGGCACTGAATGCTGCAAAGTCATTAATAGCAGACAGGTGGAAAATAATTTGACCATGAGGTTGTTACTGAGCGAAATGTTCTTTTATGTCTGCTAAATGTCAGCAAGTTAGTAGTTTTTTCTCCTAAGCACAAGTGTGACTTATCGGTCTAGATTGTTTGGTGTGGTGTAGTGAATTCAGCCCAGCTTATCTTTAATAAATTTTGGAATTTCAGTAAGTGTTGACAAGTGTCTTCAAATGTATAATgaccaaacattaaaaaaagattaagtTGAAAAACAAATTTCTGACTTCACAAACTTGGGACTGAGTTGGGACAGGACTGAAGCATGGTGGCATGAAGGAAAACTCCAGTCATGTTTCAAAGACTATTCACAAGCAGTGTTTGTAGAAGGACGGGACTCAGTTCTTCTTTATTGTCTTCACTGAAGCAGCGTGGTTGTAAAGACACTGTTTAAAGAAGAAGGAGACAAAAGATCGAAAAATGGGGTGGTGGGATGGTGTGTGGgttgtgggtgtgggtgtggccCCAGTCTGTCAAGGACGTTTTGTAATCAGAGATGGGAGTATTAGCTCCACAAAAGTACCATTACACTGTCTGCTGGGCCCCTGGGGACAGGCCCGACGGTAACTGACCcacctctgtgctctgtgttgcAGATGGGAGGAGGAGCTGTCCAAACGAGAGCAGCTGGAGTCAACGGTGACAACCCTGCAGCAGGTTGGGAAACACTAAGAACACACAAACAATAACATATATTCTGCTAACATACTTATGCACAGCTATTTGAGGGCTTGGTAAGGACAATTTAGTACATGCAGATGaggaatatataaaataatctgGAAAAAAgcatgtgcatgcatgcatttcCAAAATGCTATACAACACATCCATAAACATACAGTGTTATGCTGTGTGGGCTCAGCAGAGCTGGACTAGAAGCAGCTATAACCAGGAGGATGCTTGATTGGTTGTCAGATTAGAAAAACCTTATTACAAACCCATCAAGAAGAGCCTGCTGGCCTTGTTATAGATACGAACGTCAAATATCACCAACACTCCACCATTATGTTTCTGCTCAGAGGAGTTGAAAGGAATACATGCAGAGGTAAAATCAATTTAAAGTGTCACACCTCGAGGCTATATAGAGACTGCAACACACACAGTCCCAGCTACTGTTAGTGTCTCATCCAGCTGGGATCCATTGCTTTTTTCGGCTTTTGCGCAAATCGATCAGGGACAGCATTCGTGTATGTCTTAGATTCTGGGTCAGCAAAATCCCAGATAGAGAGGTGGAGTGGTATCCCCCTAGGGGCTTTAACCTTTTAGAGCACACAGGCTGATGTCGCTGTATGCATAAGAGGTGGGGATTTCTGCAAAGACAGTAAATTCTGTGCAAAAGCACCATTTGTGTTCAGGGCCCAGAGCCAGAGGGCTGTATGCTACACAGAAACAAAAGCTGGTACTCCTCTGTTGGTGAATTAAACTAAGGGAGGCTTAAGTTTAAACCTTTCAGTTCTACTTGCTAAATAGTCATCTTTGTGGGTTTGTGAGATTTTAAGAAAATACTATATGGGTAGTGAACGCAATGTTCAAAAACAGGTATAACTACCAGTGCAGAGTTTAAATGGATGGGTTGACGTTTTGGAAAATactgttatttattttcttgatgAGAGatagatgaaaaataaaaattatccTACTCCCACACCGTGTGCTTCTTGTGCTCTACCTGAAAATATACAGTGAGGATGAGACTGGGAAATAGTAGTCCAGCACATAAAGGCCCGAATAAAATAACAACTTTGTGGTGCTTGTAGGTACAGTagattcatgttttctttttgagacAGTAAGCTGGCTGTAGggttgtattttaaaaaaagacaggagAATGGTGTCAGTCTCTTTATCTGAGTAAATAAGGTTCTTAAATTGTTAGTCAGTTTATCTAGTTTCCTGTCCTTATACACTGTGGTCAATATCCTAAAATGCAAATAGCTTCAAGTGAAAGCAGATGTTTGATCATGCAAATATAAACCTCCTGGTCTTGCTTTCTTCACTGTGACATCATTTTCAGAGCGCCCAGGAGGCAGCAGAGGTCCAGGATGATCTTAATGAGAAGGTGGACAGACTGAAGGCTGAACTTGTGGTCTTCAAGAGTCTCATGAGCGATGTAAGTGTTTGTTTAGCACCAGGGTGAAGCCATTATCAGTTTTCCTTTCACTGTGTTGGCTCCCAAACTTAAATAAATCATGTTAGTGTTCAAGAGTTTACAACATTGACACTTACTTCCCTGCAGCATACAGGTataaaatttatatatatatataatatataaaataccATAAATCATCCAAGACAATATTCCTGAAATAGCTCAGAAAGCAGCTGTAGATCCAGAGCACTTCCTGTTCTGTGCAGCACTGTATTGTTCCCTGGCAGGTCTGCTCAGACTGATATACAGTTCACTTGTGATAAACTGCAGCGGGGGCACATCACAGCTCACGATTGCTTGGGGATAAATatatgcacatgctgtttttgttttggaaaatgctgttgtttagcCTGCTTCTGTTTACTTTGCCATTCATGGATTTTCAAttctttgtctctttttgtGTGCTTTACATTACACCCTGTTATTTGCATTAAGAGAAGGGTAAGTGATGCAGAAGTAGAGGATGTTTTAGGAGGCATAGATTAGTTAAAACCCTGCAGTGGTTAGACAGTCTGTATTTGTGCCTCTGGATATAATTGCTCggaaaaaaaatatctatatTTCCATGCTCCATATCTGCCTCTGCATACTTATCAGACCagaatttgcattttttttattagataATAAATAGGCCAAAGTATAGTTTTTGAACTGCACATAGATGAATGCACTAACAttattttgcaagtgtttgttcagatgaataattaaataaatatgatgcaGAATTTGAACATTCAGATAAAAATTACAGCGTTATGTTGTTGTGGGTAGAGTTGGCATGGAAATGTGGGACGCAATTTAACACCAGCTGATAATCAAGACGGTATGAACGTCATCTAAAGAGCCGCTCTCTGTCCTCATACAGCAAATGTCTGACCTGGACTCCAAGATTCAGGAGAAAGCCAGGAGGGTGGACATGGACATCTGCAGGCGGATTGACATCACGGCCAAACTGTGCGATGTGGCTCAGCAACGCAACTCAGAGGACATGTCAAAAATGTTCAACGTTAGTCCTGCAAGGTCGCTTCCTGAGAAGGCAAGTGTCCATCTGCCCCGGATTCATTTGCTCTCTCACAGTTTCTTAGATGAGCTGATAGTAAATGCAGGAAGAACCTAAATTGTATTTTGAAGGAGAAATTCGGCACTAATGAGATGAAATCTGCCAGGCGCTCGCTGTGTGGTGACTTTGTTCCTTTCATTCTCAGCTGATCATGCACTGAATGACACCCCCCGCCCTAAATGGGCATCGGTCCATAGCTGCATGTTCGCAAATACGCTCTCATGCAAACACGTAAATATAGACATGGAGAAGACTTATGTCCAgaatgcacgcacacacacagagacacacataaacaaaagaTGAAATGCTGACCTGCCAACTTTTCTCTGCACACAAGGTTATCACATTGCGCCGACATTGCTGGCTGAAGCCCAAGAATAAATCCTCCGTGAACCAAGCTGGTGACTTCTCATGTGCCACATGTTATATACGATCCTACCTTTAATGAAATTTGTGAATTTACAATTTTTATATGCCAATAAATATTGATCTGAAGATGAGTTTATGAAGCTTGGTGTCAGCGTATAACATTTATGCATGTTTGTACAATGCATGCGAACAAGAGATACATGCACATGTGCAGAAAAACACGGtctgttctgttgttttttaataaaatatcaatTTCTATGTTATTTTATTAGCTGTATATTAACTTTAAGTATACATGTCTTGCACTGCGTCTTTCTGGCTTCTGATGAGTGCAGGGTTATCACTGAAAATGAGCTAAAACATTAGGCCTTTTGCTCAATATTTGATAGACTTCTGCGTGCTCTAAATTCCCAAAAATATGCCTAATCATGAGATGTATTAGGTTCTCCGTAGATGCAAATggtctttgtgcttttcaggGTGCCATGGCCTGCAGCAAGAGAAAAGAGCGCAAAGCTGTGTCCGATGAGGAGAATTCAGAGATGGATGCAGAGCCAAGTACTTCAGAGGAGGAGGTCCCCGGGTCGCTCAACATCACGGATGAAATGAAACGCATGCTTAACCAGCTGTAAGCGACACTTTTCATGAATACACatgcaccaaaataaagctggtATTTTGTTTTGAATCAAATTAAATGAGCTCTGCGCCTTCAGCATGCCAGAATAGTTTCCGGCATGTTCCTCCATCTCCCTCTGGTGTTCACAGTGTTGCAGCTAACAGTCAGTGTGCTCATTCAGCAGAAAACAACAGATATAAATATATGGACATTTATTTACCACCAACACTTAGAATATTATAAGAAACATTACAGTTTCTGGCTCTTTCCTTTACtacttttgttttccttctacTTCCCTTTTTGTCTACCCTAAGAGCACTTCTTTTGTTTCCTATGACCTTTGCTGAATCTGTTGGCTTTTATACTTGCTTTCCTCcatctttgtctttcttttcctttccatTCTCTGACCTTGTCCTACACAGACATTGCTCAGATAACTCCTTTGTTGCCAGGCGTGAGACGTTCGAAATCGACGACGACTGCGACAGTCTGACGTGGGAGGAAAACGAGGAGACTCTCTTGCTGTGGGAAGACTTCGCGAACTACAACATGCCGTACACCCTCGCTGCGCCGACGAGCACAACCACCTGCCCCTGTGAGGGCACCAGCGAAGCTCCGGATCCAGTGAGTCCTGTGTGCATTAAGATAATTTGACAGCATGGGGTTTTTAAAGTCATGCAATTCACAGTATAGATCATTGCTGTGGCTGCTGTGTAAGACATTTACTCATGCATGATGAATGAGGTTTCTGTCTGTGCTCTCTAAGGACTCCCAGGATGGAAGCCTTGGCAGCCTCATTGATGAAACAGAGTCACTATTTAAGACCAGAGAGCAGGAGTACCAGGAGACCATCGGCCAGATCGAGGTAGGCAGACCTACCAGCGAGCACACAAGACATGCTCATTCAACcactaaaacatatttttcacttcaggaatgcaagtaaaaaaatgtaatttggcatcttaatcaaaaaataataatgagttttatttttcttatgctttttttctaaaagaaTAAATTGGAAAATTCAaggataaaaaataataataatttagcaTTAAAATGGCATTTCGTTTCAACAACTTGTACATACTAACCATTAACCATTAATagattaaccattacagaaacattaaaatatattttattaataagCAATACTGTTAATTTAGGGCAGCTGTTGCATGAACCTTACACTGGGTGGTGATCTAATAAATTTGTATCCCAGAAAGAGACAGCATGACTCAAAGGAGCCTTATTTTGTACGTTAGACCAAATGGTAGCAGGCAACAATCAAGAGAGATACAAAATAACTCAAATGTGGCTCTTAAATTACCTTTAAATGAGATACTGAAAGGttacaaatacataaaaatgtctAAAATGTGATAAAGAACTGCAACACACCACATCTGCACAATCCTTATTCCGAGAATGAATCAGCCCAGTTCTGATTCATTCTTGGAATAAGGCTGATTCATGCCTTATCAGGCATAAATGTCATGCCTGATAAGTAAAGTGCAAAGATTTCTTTGGCTTTGATTTATTTAGCTACCAGACAATTATAAATGTGTGCTCTTGCATGTTATGACTGATTGAGACAAAAGGAAGTGAAGACATATAAACTTGGTGAAAAATGTTTGCTTAGTTTTTGAtttgattaattttattatttcaagTCATTCTTCTTTGGAATTGGACCTGCCTTAAAGTGAACTGCAGTAGCTGTTTCTTATTGCCTCATCAACAGtagaaaatgtgacatttttaattgtatttcCAGAGagttcagctttgtttttacagtCGTTAGCAAGGTTTAGCATCTTAACATGCTAATCCAAGGTGACGATTCAAAAGTTTAATACCCACCTATAAACATTTAGTTTGGCCTCGTCCTTACTCTCTTCCTTCTTTCTTCTCTATGTTGAATCTTGTTTTTTATGCTTTCAGATGGAACTGGCCACAGCAAAGAGTGACATGAACAGACATCTGCATGAGTACATGGAGATGTGCAGCATGAAGAGAGGCCTTGACGTTCAGATGGAGACCTGTCGACGGATGATTAAAGGCGGAAGGAACTCTCCCTCTTTCAGCTCTGTGGCCAGCAGCGACTCAGGGAACACAGACGAGATCCAGGATGAGATTTCGGACAAGGACGCAGAAGCTGAAGTCGCCGTTAGTTGATGACTGCATTGCTGGGCTTTGCCCCATCTCCACTTGTCTCCCCGCCCCTGGTTATCACAGGATTTAAAGGCCCGGCTAGAGAGGCGGACCAATCTAAATCCGGGCCCTTTTGACCTACTAATTAAAGTTCTCTCGGTCGTCCTCACTGGTGCAGACCCAGAACTGGTGCTTTTATACTATTTCTGTTGTTTGGAAAGTGGTGGTGGGGGAGCGTCTTTGCTTGGCAAAGAGATAAAGAGTGCGTAAAGAAACCATGCTGTGCTCTCTTCCTCACTGCTGCCTCGCTGGATCCTCGTCCAGAGCTTTAAATCATTTTTGggataagaagaagaaatattttaaatgggCCGAGAAGTTTTTTTCTACCCTATTACGATcctttatttctaaaggaattgAAAACAGTACATATTGTGCTCCTTGTTTAGTCGAGAACGAATACGTTATTCACCAAAAATATATCCACCTtttacatttttgaatatttattttagattCCAAAATGTTGGGTGTCCTTAATTTGaacattttatattattatttgagCCCAGCTGGGCTATTTGCAATCCAAATTAAACTGGGGGTTTGGGGAATTTAAGTGTCTTCTGCTGGGGAGACAAAAAGAGGTGGAGACAAATTGTGTTGGGTTTTCTGGTGGTTTCTGGGGGAACTCTGCAGGGTTTGCCAAAGCTGACAGAGGAAAGGAGCACAGCCTTTTGATGCATCAGTGCACTACTCAAGTTCTATGCAATTTAGCTGGCCTTATTTTTTGGACTGGCTTTCACCCTTCCTTGTTTTTCTTAAGACCACTAGCCTTTTAAATAAAGCAGGTGTTTTCTATATATCAGTTAAGAACTTGTGTTTAtgtataaaaataatcttaGTATCAGacgtttgttgttgtttatttttttcctcaacaTCAGTAGCAAAACAAACTGGAACAGCGTCTTGTAACACCTTCATTCATGGCAATAAGCACTGTAAGCATTTGTTAGATGTTATGCTGCTGAAGCTGTCCGTGAATTGCACTGATTCAGATTTACTTCGTTTAGGAGACGGTGTTTTTGTCCTGTGCACTTTGTGCACATCAAGGCGGGTCATTTAAAATTGGATTACGTCCAGTAGTTCTGTTAAAAGTTACTGAGTAAAATGAATCATCAGTGTAATCAAAGCCAAACAAGTAAAAACCAAAGGTCATGTCATAAAAACGGTTCGCTTTCACATACGTCTAACACGTAtacattcagttcattcatgtGCTTTAGTAGgaagttgtttttgttggtaTGTGTGATTTCAGTTATACTCCTGATTGTAGACTATTTCATGCTGTCCTGTAGTCAGGTTGCACAtcctgctttttctctcttGTATTGAGGCTAGAAACATCAGACCTTGTGTAGAGGGCTGTAGGCATGTGATCGTAAACCCCAGAggccttttctgttttattttgtaattgtCTTTCTGCAACAGATTGAGATGTCTCGCACTCACAAGCTGACTGACGCATGGGGACAGAAGTGATCTTTTTATCACCTCTTTGTATCATAGTATATGTACGGTTTGCTAGATCAAAGATCAAGTGCTACTTCTATTTTGAAGTTTTAAAGAAGCAGAATGTTAAAATACTGGCCTTTTGTTGTTTTAGCATGCTGGTGGGGGTAAAAGGAGCTATGggtcttttttaaataacattatattttgaattttaaaaagctgcaaTGCAGACAGTGCGCTATGTTTTTAATCAAGACAGTGTCTCTCCCAATATGAAAATGTATTCGTGGCagaaaaaaagtgtatttttcactgtttttaatcGTTCTGGGTTAACTGCAAAAGGTGTAAACTGTGTTATGTTGCCATATTCAGCTGTTTTTAAACTTGTTCCAGATGTTTTCGGGTCATTTATTTACCACAACACAACACCCATACTAAAAACCAATTGACTATATCAGACAAGAGTGGGGAGCATCCTTACTCACAGAGAAACCATCATACTCTTATTGCTGATAAATAAAACCAGCCTGATAAGCATCAAAGAGCCATTGTTTTACTGGGACTGTACTGTGTAGCGACGCCACAGAGCAACATTTTGACATGCAGGAAGAGCAAGTCCATAACAACAAACGGCAGTGTTTCACCCCACTGTCGCCGTCACACTAACCAGCCAACCAAAGCGAGCGTGTACAGTAACATGACAAAGATATATATCAAGCTCTGAGTCCTACTAACTCGGGAAAGTTTCACAGCCTTAGTGTTTGTACCACAGATCAGTGTCAGTTTTCCACAGTTTGGAAAAAtgtattggttttttttttttccatagtcGGCCGTTCTTGCAAACCATTATCATCACCTTCCCGTCACTTTGAAGCAGGTTGTAGTTCAATCGGTTGAAAATGCTGTAGCAACTCTCTTTGTTGAATGTAGcttaagcaaaaacaaaaaacatgtagctgttattaaaaaaaaaacaacccagggATACATGGTGTGCTGTGTGCTTATTG
This genomic interval from Oreochromis niloticus isolate F11D_XX linkage group LG5, O_niloticus_UMD_NMBU, whole genome shotgun sequence contains the following:
- the iffo2b gene encoding intermediate filament family orphan 2 isoform X1, which codes for MNGVLLFTNMSSLFFSDTPLGPVCNVPTGSGAVTSALRNDLGSNIHVLKTLNLRFRCFLAKVHELERRNKLLESQLQQALQRPQYRHLYTREVAVQTDGPESRLPGTIWSFTHVRRQGERFETLQGPGVTWTHPDGVGVQIDTITPELRALYNVLAKVKRERDEYRKKWEEELSKREQLESTVTTLQQSAQEAAEVQDDLNEKVDRLKAELVVFKSLMSDQMSDLDSKIQEKARRVDMDICRRIDITAKLCDVAQQRNSEDMSKMFNVSPARSLPEKGAMACSKRKERKAVSDEENSEMDAEPSTSEEEVPGSLNITDEMKRMLNQLHCSDNSFVARRETFEIDDDCDSLTWEENEETLLLWEDFANYNMPYTLAAPTSTTTCPCEGTSEAPDPDSQDGSLGSLIDETESLFKTREQEYQETIGQIEMELATAKSDMNRHLHEYMEMCSMKRGLDVQMETCRRMIKGGRNSPSFSSVASSDSGNTDEIQDEISDKDAEAEVAVS
- the iffo2b gene encoding intermediate filament family orphan 2 isoform X2, translating into MNGVLLFTNMSSLFFSDTPLGPVCNVPTGSGAVTSALRNDLGSNIHVLKTLNLRFRCFLAKVHELERRNKLLESQLQQALQRPQYRHLYTREVAVQTDGPESRLPGTIWSFTHVRRQGERFETLQGPGVTWTHPDGVGVQIDTITPELRALYNVLAKVKRERDEYRKKWEEELSKREQLESTVTTLQQSAQEAAEVQDDLNEKVDRLKAELVVFKSLMSDQMSDLDSKIQEKARRVDMDICRRIDITAKLCDVAQQRNSEDMSKMFNVSPARSLPEKGAMACSKRKERKAVSDEENSEMDAEPSTSEEEVPGSLNITDEMKRMLNQLRETFEIDDDCDSLTWEENEETLLLWEDFANYNMPYTLAAPTSTTTCPCEGTSEAPDPDSQDGSLGSLIDETESLFKTREQEYQETIGQIEMELATAKSDMNRHLHEYMEMCSMKRGLDVQMETCRRMIKGGRNSPSFSSVASSDSGNTDEIQDEISDKDAEAEVAVS